gtcttcacgaaggtcggccacttcgggtagatgccgtcggcgagatagtaccccattttataccgtcggttgttggcgacgaagttgatggccggcgctttaccatccaaaacttcggtaaagaggtcggactgttggagcacgtttacgtcgttgttcgagccagggaccccgaagtacgcgtgccagatccaaagtcggtagtcggcaacggcctcgagtacaacggttgggtgggtgcctttgtggccgctcgtgtaggaacccctccaagccaccgggcaattcttccattgccagtgcatgcaatcgacactgccaagcatcccggggaatccgtgcacttgttcgtgcaggttgaggaggaactgacaatcctccgtggttggcctccggagaaattcgtcactgaaggctgcccggacgcctctgcagaagttgagcaagcacaagcgcccagtactgtctccgatgtgcaggtattcgtcgaatatgtcggccgtttgtccagtcgcaagctgccggatggctgcagtacatttctgcagcgtcgtgtggctgggacgaccgaccgcgtcgaacccttctcggaagaactcctccctggccgccaaagtattcgctatgtggagaaatagcggtttccgcatgcggaaacggcgacggaaataggtatctccccaaatcgggttatcgcagaagtagtcgcgtactaaccgtgcggcggcttcctcccggttccgattgatgtacttccgggagcgtcgtgggggtggtgcggcttcctccgcctctcgtcgtcgatcttcttcgagtgattgttccattaattgacgcatttgctcaaaaggatccatttgtttgagttgattgaagatggaaattggagtgatagagaggatttgagaggaatagatgtgtgtttgtgtttgaaatgagtatggaatagaattatttatagagtaaaaaaattaaaaatttaaaaaatgaaaataaatatttaacggtaatattaccatttgaaaaaaaaaaatttttttttattaaaaatcgattttttttaaaaaaaaatgaattattgcgtcatcagtgacgacgcccactcgcgggccagcgagtgggcgtcacgcacgcatggggacgtgccacgtgtctcgggcgcgtggcgagacagctcgtctcgtgtctctccgagacgagctacgcgacgagccggtcgcgagctggagacgagatggccgctgcaatgcgtctcgcgggggtctcgtctctctgagacgagacgcgagcccggcgcgagacgcgttgtggatggtctgaCCTTTTCAGTTTGGAGAGTAAAAACGTTGGAAATCGAATCCAACATTTTGTCTGTTACTGCTCCGTATTAGAGAAAGCTGAATTCCGAAGGGATAATCTAAAATCATAGCCTCTGTTTTACAATTGTATTAATGTGAAATAAATAGTTATGACATTTGACTTTTAAGAATCGTAGTAGCAACGATTTAGAAATGATAATGTAATGTGGTGCTAATTATTAATTAGCGtcttcatttaattttaatagaGTAAGGAGTTCATTTGCCATTAGTATTATTATCCACACGTTTTCTCAAACAATATTTCTTGCACATTTCTCTACTgaatcttctctctctctcaaagatCATGTCTACGGCGGAAAATTTGGGCGGCGGCGCAGCCTCTCACCAGTACTACTGCTACCAATGCGAGCGCCACGTCACCATCACTCCTCCATCCTCCCCCACCGACGAACTCGCTTGCCCCATTTGTCACGGCAGTTTTCTTGAAGAATCCGACACCGCTCCTCCCTCGAACCCTACCCCCGAATCCGATCCCTTCCTCAACGCCGCCTTCCCCAATTTCGGCGGCCTCCCCCTCATCTTCTCCTCTTCCTCCGCCGCTCCCGCCTCCTTCACAGTCTCCTCTGCTGGCGGCGGTCTTGATGATCTCTCCTCTCTCTTTGGCTCACGATCCCCCAACGATTTCAATCCCTTTGCTTTCCTCAATAATTACGTCAATAACCTGCAGGCGAGGGGGGCGAATATTCAGCTTGTTTTCGAGTCCCCTGGAGGCGCTGGgattggcggcggcggcgccaaTTTAGGCGATTACTTTATCGGCCCTGGTTTGGAGCAATTGATTCAGCAGCTTGCAGAGAATGATCCCAATCGTTACGGGACGCCGCCTGCTTCGAAGAATGCGGTCGAGGGTTTACCCGATATTCATATTACTGCGGAGATGTTAGAGTCTGATTCATTTCAATGTGCTGTGTGCAAAGATACCTTTGAGTTGAATGAGGAGGCGAAGCAGATGCCTTGCAAGCATATTTACCATAAAGACTGCATTCTGCCTTGGCTTGAGTTGCATAATTCTTGCCCGGTTTGTCGCTACGAGTTGCCCACTGATGATCAAGATTATGAGAATCGGAAGAAGGATAACAGTAATGGGAACAACGGTGGTAGTAGTTTGGGATTAGGGGCAGCTGGTGGTGGAGCTCAAGATGATAGTAATAACAGTCAACAGACTCCAAGGACTTTGGAAAGGAGGTTTCGGATATCCTTGCCATCGCTTTTCAGAGGTTTTAGCACATCAGCTGAGACGAGCGGTAGTGGGGGTAATGAAGGAGGAAATAACAGCAACAATAACAATACTACTGGATCATCTAATAGGGGCTCAGGAGAAGGAGCTGATCAGGCTAGAGAGGAGGACCTCGACTGAAGTGCGTTGGTGCTACTTTCTTATCTTCCTTTTGTTGTGTTGATTGATTTGCTACCCTTATTGTGCTTTACTGTTTCAATGTAGTAGTAGTGAAGGAGGCACTTTTTTAGAATATGAACAATGTAGTGGCTTAAAGAGTCTAAAGTTGAAAGGGTTACCATCAATTTTGATATTATGTTGTGGCTTCCATGTATTTCTTATTGTCTTGCTCTACTTGGTGAATCCAACTTGCTAAATTATAATTTCATGATGATTGCGTACTTTCTTTACTTTTTTGTTCAACCTTATTATGTTTCTGTCAATGGGTGATGTGATAAATTAGTAATCAAGACCAAAAATGAGAACAAAACGAACCCCTTGGTATTTTACATACATTTGAATTCATTGTAGCCTCAGCCTGGCTAATCTAGTAAAAAAACACCTCCACTGTATTTTCATCAACAATCTTTTGCATCTATTGATACCAAGTCTGGTGGTTATAGCAGAGATCGTTTTGGTATGGTCGACCAACTCAATCATACGAATtagcttttttttaaaaaaaaaatttagatgTGCGCTGCGTATACTTAAACCTTGTGAAGCTGTATTGAATGAAATCTTTGTATTGAATGAACACATTAATCCATTCTTAACgcatgttcttgtgaaagcttGCATATCATTTACTACTTCTTTCTTTTGGTATCCACACGTATCTGTCTGTATCTGGGAATGGTACTCAGAAGGAAATAGTTGTGAATCTGGGTGCTTGAGTTTCTGTATGTACCTTCGTAAGGCATATGTCAATCAAAGTTACAGTTTTGAGCACCATTTTACACCCATGCCATAAACTGTAGTAAACAATTAACCGCTGTCAGGGAATGTAATGACATCCAATAAATGAACATTAGTTATATCCCACCAACAAATCTACCATATGTATGGACTGGGTGATTTTGCACTTAACCTTACTCAGCAGTAAATGGGAGAAGAAATTGTATGTGATGTTCAAGCCAacagaaatatatatatatatggatatgtctataagaaattaattttcaggGTTGGGTTTAGTTAAACTATATATTCCTCGTGATCTTACACACACCTCTTATGTAGAGAGCCGTGGTCTAATTCTCATCTTTACTTCATATGTCGCTGCTCATTCTGTCTGAGTTTCCACAGTGCCATATGCTGGAGATTATGTTGCACTGAGTGCTACTTGACTACTGAACATTATGATGGATACTTGATTTCTGAATCTCTTACAAACTTTCTCAGAAGATTGCGTGTGCAGTTGGTGTTTTGGGGTGGGGGTGTAGAATTTATGGTTTTTCTGTACCCCGACAAATTTTGTCTTGGTAACATGTGATGTGAGAATTTGAGTTTTGATGCATTGGGTGTTTGCTGTTATTGAACTTTGTGGTGGGTTAAATTTAGTGATAACTAGGAACATCAATTAACTAGAAAACTAGACTCTGTGAAACCTGAAAATTTATGTAATGGCTTGGCCTACATATATCTATTCTTGCCTTcctataaaaataagaaatcagTTGTAGTTTTGGGTGTAGGTTATGCGTCTGGTGATAACAGATTGAGCAAAGGATGTTCATGATTGGATTTTGTACTGTTTTGAGCTGATCGGAGTTCGTTATCTTCTTATATTTCAGGAATGCAGCTAAGATATGAAGCAAGTTGAGCACAAACAATCTTTGTATACACAGAAATGTACCGATGACACATTTTTACTGGTTCTCTCATCAATAAATTAGACATGGTTCTAATTTCAAATTCTTAGACAGTTCGATATGACATATGGTTGTGTGCGTTGAGTGAATCTATTTTATCATTTGGGTACATTTAAATTGATAGACTTTCAACAGAAATTTCTGTAAAATATATTGTCTCCAGTGTGGCAGATTTCAAGTATACATAAATCCTTATCTCTTAGTTGAAAAGCATGTATAATATTGATATGATTAGCCATCTGTATTTGGAAGTTGTGATATTGCTTCAACGTTACATTTTATCTCTGGATGGGTAAGTTTTGGTGTAGTAAGCTCTGTAAGCTGTAAGCACAGTTTTTTTACCTCAACAATAGTAGGTGGTAAGACGAATCTCAACCATAAGGAACTACTTAGTTACTACGTAGATTCAGCTTACAGACACGAGGTAACAGTGCAACAAGAATTCTGGATCTCTGAAcgttacaaaaagaaaattccGAATCCAAAATGGCCCTATGCATACGCTCTGCAACGTAGAAGTGATCACCACCTATTGTTTGGCGGTTTGACCTTGTATATCCTAACTATCCAGTTCGACGTTGTAAATGCCTCTTCCAAGTGTTCCAGCTTTATGTCTTTGTTTCCGATTTCAACGCCCCGAGCCCTGTCATACCTGTCACCAACAATACCCTTGCAAATGTCAATGACGGAATAATCACATGTATGTATGGTGTATCATCTTCAGAATTGCTAGTGTCAGTCTCAACTCAAGTGTAGTTATAATAGAAAACAAATACAAATGCTTGACTCACCCAGGAGGCTTCCCATACTCTGTTGTCAGCTCACCAAATCGATAATAGCAAAGCTTGTACCTAAGCAACAAGTCAAAACAATTAACGGAAAATGCTGTGGCTGAGGCATGAGAAGCGAATAACAGTTCTATACAGCAGCTTTACATTAGTTGAATCCAAGATAGCAATTTACATAAGGTAGAATACTATTTATCCAAGTACATAATAGCCATCATATGACATAGAATATGGAATGAACCACTAATCCTATAACTGAGTGATCCTATATACTTGTATTTCAATCCAATAAATTTCACCACTTTACAACAGTAAGATTGACAAACAAGCTGTAACAGAATTTTCAGTGAACGGGCATaatttagagagaaaaaaaaaagaaaaagaaataagaagagGTCTTTTCATGGTCAATTTCCAATAGTAATTTCAATGCTTATACCAACACTAAAGACGTAAGTAACAGCAAGACAGACAATGAAACTGCAGAAAATATGGTCACATTTCATCATATAACTCAGACAGGAAAATCAACTTACATTAGACAATTCAACATCTTTGGAGCTCCACCTTTGTCAACCCGATACTCTCCATTAACAAGGTAATCAGGCTCCTTAattacaggaaaaactccacCACCAATTCTCACCATCCACAAAAATCTGAGACAAATTAGGTTATATCAGTTGGCCAGAAATTCTGATACTATCAAAAGTAGCAATCAGCAAAAGAGTATGAACTTGAAAGCAAATTCTAAACATCTCCTATCACACTAGTACAAATTGGACAGTCACTGAAGACTCGTTCAATAAAGGACAGAAACAAAAAGTAATATCAGTCTGGTGATGAAAACATGCTTGCGGGCAGAAGATAGAAAAACTAGAGGACTTCGATGGTAGAGTTCTTACTTGTTAATATCATCTGAAGAATAGCCAGTTACACCCCCGAAAACAACTAAAACATAATCAACGTCAAGTGATTTTATAATCTCGTATGCTTCATCTTCATAAGATGACATAGCACGTCCAACGGTAGCAATGTGTGTGTTATTCCAAGTGTTGTTATCAACAATCACAGTTCTGTTCCCCATGGCTGTAATCTGGTAACCATAATCCCACCAAGACATCACCTTGGCATCTGGAGGTGTATTCTGTCGTAGCCAAAAGTATGCTTCACGGTAGTCATCAAATATCACCCTTTGGCCATGGGCACCTCTGGCGGCCAAGACAATTGATGGGGAAGAGTATGCCTCTGATGTAACCCACGTACAATGGATAACATATCTGCTTAGCAAGTACAATGCTCCAAGAAGCAAGGCAATAGCACCATTTTTTCCAAAAGGCATAGACTGGTCTAGGGAACCCTgtttgaaaaagaaaacaacaaggTAAGCATACCTTGTAACCTATCTCAAGGATTTAAGATTCAAGAAAACTTAAATCCCaaatcacaaaacaaaaacaaataaaatactgtaaaataaaataaaaataattgagtGGTATTTGATAAAAGGCAGTTGCTTTTTTCAGTCAGCTCTTAGGTTTTACAGGTTGAGAAAGGGAAATAGTCTGAATCCTATAAATATActaattattcaaaacaaactaAAGAGATGTAAATTACATACATTCCACATGAACTTTACCTAACAATGTATGATTGGTTTCACTTCTAAAATCAGCCTACCTACTTTAAGTTGCAGCAAGTAATGTAATGTAAGTTGAAGTGTCcaatatgtcaatacaattatCAAACCCACCAAAAAACAAAATAGGCGCATATTTGAAAGATTTCACCATGAAACAGATACAACAATCATAAAACTGAGTACTCTACACAATGGGACACAGATAGGAAATTTAAAATGTAATGAAACATGATATGGATGATGGAAAGTAAGCATTGGATGCCCACCTTAGATGAAGCTTTGGTGTTACTTGCTCCCTTACTAGAGCCTGCAGGAGCAGGCTTGCTCTTTGACCTCACCAGCTGAGTTAGATTTTTTACAGTAGCTGAGACCGCAATAGCACTAATAAGGCATACTGCAGGTGTTGCCACAAGGATCAACCGCACCATGACTCCAGCAAAGTACATACTAGTGAGACCATACATCACTATGAATATCGTGGCATCTGATAAACGTTTGAAGCAGAAATACAGACCAGCTGGGAAGAGGAACAACAATATATGAAAATCAAACATGAACGAGGACCAAGCTGTTGGCTGATGCTCAGAGACAGACGCAATTATTGGAATGTGATCCTTTG
This sequence is a window from Salvia splendens isolate huo1 chromosome 5, SspV2, whole genome shotgun sequence. Protein-coding genes within it:
- the LOC121804583 gene encoding protein ALP1-like, coding for RSRKYINRNREEAAARLVRDYFCDNPIWGDTYFRRRFRMRKPLFLHIANTLAAREEFFREGFDAVGRPSHTTLQKCTAAIRQLATGQTADIFDEYLHIGDSTGRLCLLNFCRGVRAAFSDEFLRRPTTEDCQFLLNLHEQVHGFPGMLGSVDCMHWQWKNCPVAWRGSYTSGHKGTHPTVVLEAVADYRLWIWHAYFGVPGSNNDVNVLQQSDLFTEVLDGKAPAINFVANNRRYKMGYYLADGIYPKWPTFVKTCGRPANPKQALFAQKQEAARKDVERAFGVLQARFNIIKAPARSWFMESMVDIMYTCIILHNMIVR
- the LOC121804676 gene encoding E3 ubiquitin-protein ligase RING1-like, with protein sequence MSTAENLGGGAASHQYYCYQCERHVTITPPSSPTDELACPICHGSFLEESDTAPPSNPTPESDPFLNAAFPNFGGLPLIFSSSSAAPASFTVSSAGGGLDDLSSLFGSRSPNDFNPFAFLNNYVNNLQARGANIQLVFESPGGAGIGGGGANLGDYFIGPGLEQLIQQLAENDPNRYGTPPASKNAVEGLPDIHITAEMLESDSFQCAVCKDTFELNEEAKQMPCKHIYHKDCILPWLELHNSCPVCRYELPTDDQDYENRKKDNSNGNNGGSSLGLGAAGGGAQDDSNNSQQTPRTLERRFRISLPSLFRGFSTSAETSGSGGNEGGNNSNNNNTTGSSNRGSGEGADQAREEDLD
- the LOC121804675 gene encoding dolichyl-diphosphooligosaccharide--protein glycosyltransferase subunit STT3B, yielding MVAAKMEKSAVDLLASPGLSSVLKSLKLKTKQQELLIRVSVLFLVYVLAFITRLFSILRYESMIHEFDPYFNYRVTQFLTQNGFYEFWNWFDYESWYPLGRIVGGTLYPGLMVTAAFIYWTLRFLRFAVHIREVCVLTAPFFAANTTIVAYFFGKELWDSGAGLVAAVLIAICPGYISRSVAGSYDNEGVAIFALLLTFYLFVKAVNTGSLAWALASAFGYFYMVSAWGGYVFIINLIPLYVLVLLITGRYSMRLYVAYNCMYVLGMLLAMQIRFVGFQHVQSGEHMAAMGVFFLIQVFNFLDWVKYLLDDPKKFHTFLRFTVTSAVGLGAVALGVGTASGYISPWTGRFYSLLDPTYAKDHIPIIASVSEHQPTAWSSFMFDFHILLFLFPAGLYFCFKRLSDATIFIVMYGLTSMYFAGVMVRLILVATPAVCLISAIAVSATVKNLTQLVRSKSKPAPAGSSKGASNTKASSKGSLDQSMPFGKNGAIALLLGALYLLSRYVIHCTWVTSEAYSSPSIVLAARGAHGQRVIFDDYREAYFWLRQNTPPDAKVMSWWDYGYQITAMGNRTVIVDNNTWNNTHIATVGRAMSSYEDEAYEIIKSLDVDYVLVVFGGVTGYSSDDINKFLWMVRIGGGVFPVIKEPDYLVNGEYRVDKGGAPKMLNCLMYKLCYYRFGELTTEYGKPPGYDRARGVEIGNKDIKLEHLEEAFTTSNWIVRIYKVKPPNNRW